The genomic window CGACGCCGAGGCCGCCCACCACAGGGCGTTGGAGGCGGTGGAGGCGCTCGGTGCCCGCAGCTGGGCGGTGGAGGCGCTGTCCCGGACGCTGCGTCAGGAGCGCAGGCCGGTGCACCTGTGGGGGCTGACCTTCCCCAACCGCGTGGGACTGGCTGCCGGCATGGACAAGGATGGTCGTGGCGTGCGCGCCTGGGGGGCGCTCGGCTTCGGGCACGTCGAGCTGGGCACCGTGACGGCCCACCCGCAGGCGGGCAACGACCACCCGCGGCTGTTTCGGCTCCCGTCCAGCCGTGCCGTCATCAACCGGATGGGATTCAACAACGCCGGGGTCGCCGCCCTGGCGCAGCGGCTGCGTGAGGCACGCGAGGAGGGCGCGATCGGCATACCCATCGGTGTGTCGATCGGCAAGACCAAGGTGACGCCTCTGGAGGAGGCGGTCGAGGACTACCTGACCTCGGTCCGGGCGCTGCACGGGCTGGCCGACTACCTGGCGGTCAACGTCTCCTCGCCCAACACCCCCGGTCTGCGGGGCCTGCAGGACGCCCGGCCACTGGCGGAGCTGCTGACGGCCGTGGTGGGGCAGACGCGCGCCCTGGCAGGCGGCGACCGACCCACGCCGGTCCTGGTCAAACTGGCACCCGACCTGTCCGACGGGGCGCTGGACCAGGCCCTGGAGGTGGCCGTCGGTGCCGGCGCGGCAGGGCTCATCGCGACCAACACCACCATTGGCCGCCAGCACCTCGCCCCCGTCGACCGGGCCGTGGCCGACCAGGAGGCGGGGGGGCTCAGCGGGGCACCGCTGACCCGCAGGGCCCACGCGGTGGTGACCCGGATCCGGGCGGCCACCGAGCTGCCG from Ornithinimicrobium cryptoxanthini includes these protein-coding regions:
- a CDS encoding quinone-dependent dihydroorotate dehydrogenase, yielding MTPSDTDLRTRALSLGYRQVARRAFFRVGGGDAEAAHHRALEAVEALGARSWAVEALSRTLRQERRPVHLWGLTFPNRVGLAAGMDKDGRGVRAWGALGFGHVELGTVTAHPQAGNDHPRLFRLPSSRAVINRMGFNNAGVAALAQRLREAREEGAIGIPIGVSIGKTKVTPLEEAVEDYLTSVRALHGLADYLAVNVSSPNTPGLRGLQDARPLAELLTAVVGQTRALAGGDRPTPVLVKLAPDLSDGALDQALEVAVGAGAAGLIATNTTIGRQHLAPVDRAVADQEAGGLSGAPLTRRAHAVVTRIRAATELPVIGVGGVMTADDAARLRDAGADLVQLYTGLIYAGPALVRQVAALP